A window from Salmo trutta chromosome 29, fSalTru1.1, whole genome shotgun sequence encodes these proteins:
- the LOC115167299 gene encoding lymphatic vessel endothelial hyaluronic acid receptor 1 produces the protein MMQVWILSLLLPLTLSFSGLHVDPSKIHAFPETHIAGVFLVSYTKDLNQFAYAFNASEAREVCWALGVTMASNSQVEEAQRLGLETCRFGWIDEHFAVIPRIEASKTCGQNQTGVIKWRASVTKLFDVFCFNASGVASFPSASLSPAIIHLVPSTQSTRPTSHSRSSLLSLSSFSDNPEEVEVELPQSMSSAKSSIGAVPKALLITSAIVLLLTAMAILLYFRANNGLKTILPCWDLEQQKEYSETVECAAHTCMKDTTEAQTEGEAKAEPEEDVCKETANDISVNISDETNTDSASETEP, from the exons ATGATGCAGGTTTGGATCCTCTCACTACTGCTGCCTCTCACACTGTCATTCTCTGGTCTACATGTTGATCCTAGCAAAATTCATG CTTTCCCAGAGACACACATAGCTGGGGTGTTTCTGGTCAGCTACACAAAAGACCTCAACCAGTTCGCCTATGCCTTCAATGCCTCTGAGGCCAGGGAGGTGTGCTGGGCTCTGGGTGTAACCATGGCCTCCAATTCCCAGGTTGAGGAGGCTCAGAGACTGGGCTTGGAAACATGCAG GTTTGGGTGGATTGATGAACATTTTGCAGTGATCCCTCGTATTGAGGCCAGTAAAACCTGTGGTCAAAACCAGACCGGTGTCATCAAATGGAGAGCCTCTGTCACCAAACTTTTTGATGTGTTCTGCTTCAACGCTTCAG GAGTGGCCTCCttcccctctgcctccctctctccagccatcATTCATCTTGTCCCCTCCACACAGTCCACACGGCCCACCTCTCATTCTcgctcctcccttctctctctcagtagtTTTTCTGATAACCcagaggaggtagaggtagaacTACCCCAGTCCATGAGCAGCGCAAAGTCTTCAATTGGAG CGGTGCCAAAAGCATTACTTATCACCTCGGCCATCGTTCTTCTTCTGACTGCAATGGCCATTCTCTTGTACTTTAGAGC GAACAATGGCCTCAAGACTATTCTCCCCTGCTGGGATTTGGAGCAGCAGAAAGAGTACAGTGAGACAGTGGAGTGTGCAGCACACACCTGTATGAAGGACACAACGGAAGCCCAGACTGAGGGTGAAGCTAAGGCTGAGCCTGAGGAGGATGTGTGCAAAGAGACAGCCAATGACATCAGTGTGAACATCAGTGATGAGACCAACACTGATTCAGCATCAGAGACAGAACCTTGA